One window of the Microvirga mediterraneensis genome contains the following:
- a CDS encoding YaiI/YqxD family protein: protein MNEMVQPITLYVDADACPVKPEIYRVAGRHGVKVFVVSNAFLQVPQDPLIERVVVGSGFDAADDWIAERARRGAIVITADIPLASRCVKAGADVIGPTGKPFTEASVGMALASRNLMEDLRAMGEVTGGPKPFSQKDRSTFLSALDVAINRLKRAGFGSGAP, encoded by the coding sequence ATGAACGAGATGGTCCAACCGATCACCCTCTACGTGGATGCGGATGCCTGCCCGGTGAAGCCTGAAATCTACCGCGTCGCCGGACGGCACGGCGTCAAGGTCTTCGTGGTGTCGAACGCCTTCCTGCAAGTGCCGCAGGATCCGCTGATCGAGCGGGTTGTGGTGGGTTCGGGCTTCGACGCGGCCGACGACTGGATCGCTGAGCGCGCGCGGCGCGGCGCCATCGTGATCACCGCCGACATTCCTCTGGCGAGCCGCTGCGTGAAGGCCGGTGCCGACGTGATCGGCCCGACCGGAAAACCCTTCACGGAGGCTTCCGTCGGCATGGCGCTCGCCAGCCGCAACCTGATGGAGGACCTGCGCGCCATGGGCGAGGTGACGGGCGGGCCGAAACCGTTTTCGCAGAAAGACCGCTCGACCTTCCTCTCCGCTCTCGATGTGGCAATCAACCGACTCAAGCGCGCGGGATTTGGCTCAGGCGCTCCTTGA
- a CDS encoding adenylate/guanylate cyclase domain-containing protein translates to MTPRSRIRAALGLIDRLRTSPSLSDATHRLIREADTGALQRAGLARMVTAGLLLMAVLVTTAGVELTNPIALRQIWAAELTLILFGALGWGGAWLASRRIGIEKLPVITAVVDACLVLGNLGYTHWGLGIPGSLFSVFPVAWVVPITMAAAAIHYQPRLQAFVAAIYVIGLSLLAFGSGYLSPADRQEDLAEIVGVFSAQANMVRVVMVFAAALILILVARQGRLMLERAVRETTLRVTLTRYLPRELAPILTDQAFASLRQGRRIPVTLLFVDIRASTTFGETMEPAQLAVFITSFRRRVLRAASRHGGVIDKFTGDGALILFGVPGAGDDDARRALACGRTLLTLIDRWNAKRGFNPPVRIGIGIHTGDVFCGVVGDESRLEFTVVGETVNIASRIEQATKTVDCELLASQETVVAAGEEDHWVEVACDPLPGVTRKMVLMKPAG, encoded by the coding sequence GTGACTCCCCGATCCCGCATCCGCGCCGCGCTGGGCCTGATCGACAGGCTGCGGACATCTCCCTCCTTAAGCGATGCCACGCATAGGCTGATCCGCGAGGCCGATACGGGGGCGCTTCAGCGCGCCGGGCTCGCGCGCATGGTCACGGCCGGGCTGCTGCTCATGGCCGTCCTGGTCACCACGGCGGGCGTCGAGCTCACCAATCCCATCGCGCTCAGGCAGATCTGGGCGGCCGAGCTGACGCTGATCCTCTTCGGAGCTTTGGGCTGGGGGGGCGCCTGGCTTGCGTCGAGACGGATCGGCATCGAGAAGCTGCCGGTCATCACGGCCGTGGTCGATGCGTGTCTCGTCCTCGGCAATCTCGGCTATACCCATTGGGGCCTCGGCATTCCCGGAAGCCTGTTCTCGGTGTTTCCGGTCGCCTGGGTCGTGCCGATCACCATGGCGGCGGCGGCCATTCACTACCAGCCCCGGCTCCAGGCCTTCGTGGCGGCGATCTATGTGATCGGTCTTTCGCTGCTCGCCTTCGGCAGCGGGTATCTGAGCCCGGCCGACCGCCAGGAGGATCTGGCGGAGATCGTCGGCGTGTTCTCGGCCCAGGCCAACATGGTCCGCGTCGTCATGGTGTTCGCCGCCGCCCTGATCCTGATCCTGGTGGCGCGCCAGGGCCGCCTCATGCTGGAGCGGGCCGTGCGGGAGACGACCCTGCGCGTGACGCTCACCCGCTACCTGCCGCGGGAACTGGCGCCGATCCTCACCGACCAAGCCTTCGCGTCCCTGCGGCAGGGACGGCGCATTCCGGTGACCCTGCTCTTCGTGGACATCCGCGCCTCGACCACCTTCGGCGAGACCATGGAGCCGGCGCAGCTTGCGGTCTTCATCACGTCGTTCCGCCGCCGCGTCCTGAGGGCGGCCTCCCGGCACGGAGGCGTCATCGACAAGTTCACCGGCGACGGCGCCCTCATCCTGTTCGGCGTGCCGGGAGCCGGAGACGACGATGCGCGCCGGGCGCTCGCCTGCGGCCGCACTCTCCTGACCCTGATCGACCGCTGGAACGCCAAGCGCGGCTTCAACCCGCCGGTGCGCATCGGCATCGGCATCCACACGGGCGACGTGTTCTGCGGAGTGGTGGGGGACGAGAGCCGGCTCGAATTCACGGTGGTCGGCGAGACGGTCAACATCGCCTCGCGCATCGAGCAGGCCACGAAGACGGTGGATTGCGAACTTCTCGCCTCGCAGGAAACCGTCGTGGCGGCGGGCGAGGAAGACCATTGGGTCGAGGTTGCCTGCGACCCCCTGCCGGGGGTCACGCGCAAGATGGTGCTGATGAAGCCGGCCGGCTGA
- a CDS encoding thioredoxin domain-containing protein: MILSRRVLLAGLALSGTRASAFAQSAPEPQMIPVELIENALNLPSIVRIGHQHGDVIMVEYFDYNCPWCKRSAQSLPDLLKAEPELSYMLVNFAVLSPQSVAATRAALAYLQLYGPERYLPLHLALFSLRGTVDGERALAEAEKLGGDRKRVTEIANSDKTTGWMKDAFATGSDLGLVATPSFLIGTEAYIGGMSLEQKREAIARARG, translated from the coding sequence ATGATCCTGTCCCGCCGCGTTCTTCTCGCCGGTCTCGCCCTGTCCGGCACGAGGGCTTCCGCCTTTGCGCAATCCGCGCCGGAGCCGCAGATGATCCCGGTGGAGCTGATCGAGAACGCCCTGAACCTCCCGTCGATCGTGCGCATCGGCCACCAGCACGGCGACGTGATCATGGTGGAGTATTTCGACTACAACTGCCCCTGGTGCAAACGTTCGGCGCAGAGCCTGCCCGACCTGCTGAAGGCGGAACCCGAGCTGTCCTACATGCTGGTGAACTTCGCCGTGCTGAGCCCGCAATCGGTTGCGGCGACCCGCGCGGCCCTGGCCTATCTGCAGCTTTACGGTCCCGAGCGCTACCTGCCCCTGCATCTCGCCCTGTTCTCCCTGCGCGGCACGGTGGACGGCGAGCGGGCGCTGGCGGAGGCGGAAAAGCTCGGCGGCGACCGGAAGCGGGTGACCGAAATCGCCAACAGCGACAAGACCACCGGCTGGATGAAGGACGCCTTCGCGACAGGCAGCGATCTCGGCCTCGTGGCGACGCCTTCCTTCCTGATCGGGACGGAAGCCTATATCGGCGGCATGAGCCTGGAGCAGAAGCGCGAGGCGATCGCACGGGCGAGAGGGTGA
- a CDS encoding protein-L-isoaspartate O-methyltransferase family protein — protein sequence MESVFNEHELAVIRRAFAKQIMALSGTEADAPLEEAFAAVPRERFLGDPPWQMSRVPRGYEAVLSHDPAVLYQDTLFALLSHRGVNNGSPSLHARWLHAMALREGERVAHLGAGSGYYTAIMAQLVGSQGHVYAVEFDSALAERARASLSDTSNVTVIEGDGAEWPREGVDAVYVNFSVERPADAWIDCLQADGRLIFPLGVPRPKPSPSGGTHSLYGAGLCVTRKNDDLSVRCLGPASFVCAEGRLSPGGPEREVLHAAFERSGIEFVRSLIWKRNAPPGRCWFTGSGWALSYDEIAG from the coding sequence ATGGAGTCCGTTTTCAACGAGCATGAATTGGCCGTGATCCGGCGGGCTTTCGCAAAGCAGATTATGGCCCTTTCAGGTACCGAGGCCGATGCCCCGCTCGAAGAGGCGTTCGCGGCGGTTCCACGCGAGCGTTTCCTGGGGGATCCGCCCTGGCAGATGTCGCGTGTACCGAGAGGGTACGAGGCCGTGCTTTCCCATGATCCTGCCGTTCTTTACCAGGACACTTTGTTCGCCCTCCTGTCCCATCGCGGCGTCAACAACGGCAGTCCATCGCTCCATGCGCGCTGGCTTCATGCAATGGCTTTGCGCGAGGGGGAGCGCGTCGCCCATCTGGGTGCCGGTAGCGGCTATTATACGGCCATCATGGCTCAACTCGTCGGAAGCCAGGGCCATGTTTATGCCGTCGAGTTCGATTCGGCTCTTGCCGAACGCGCCCGGGCGAGCCTCTCGGATACGTCCAATGTCACTGTGATCGAAGGTGATGGAGCCGAATGGCCGCGTGAAGGCGTCGATGCGGTCTATGTCAACTTCTCGGTGGAACGGCCTGCCGACGCGTGGATCGACTGCTTGCAGGCGGATGGCCGGCTCATCTTTCCGCTCGGCGTTCCCCGTCCGAAACCCAGCCCCTCGGGCGGCACCCATTCCCTCTATGGGGCCGGGCTGTGCGTCACGCGTAAGAACGACGATCTGTCGGTGCGTTGCCTCGGACCGGCCTCCTTCGTCTGCGCGGAGGGCCGGCTGTCGCCGGGAGGCCCCGAGCGCGAGGTGCTGCATGCCGCTTTCGAACGCAGCGGCATCGAATTCGTGCGCAGCCTGATATGGAAACGAAATGCTCCACCTGGGCGGTGCTGGTTTACGGGATCCGGTTGGGCCCTGTCCTATGACGAGATCGCCGGATGA
- a CDS encoding sensor domain-containing protein, which yields MPQRNASKTYESLYHYAFALSRQIPWLADADGKVVEVGPGWSEWIGQPPEALTGNGWVKLVHPDDLPRLVEARRESLTAGTPYQCEYRIRMADGSYRWCRSSSAARRDETGAIAFWYGTTEDIHDRKEAELALQGHAHVLEMVAAGQPIGEILSALCRLAEVQLPGARCSVLLYDAETALLRHGAAPGLPPAYNAAIDGLEVGPNKGSCGTAVYLRTSIIVSDIASDPLWDDWRDLALSYGLQACWSKPILSRSGEVLGTFGFYYGEPRAPTGSEMERMEAVLHLAALAIERQRTDVALRESEEHHRHSVELNPQISWTADPQGNVLDISSRWHDLTGMDPREALGSGWSRALHPEDAPTSLSRWSQAVKAGEGLDMDYRLRMVDGTHRWFRSRAAPRRSENGAIIRWYGAVEDIHDRKLTEETLRWAAHHDDLTGLANRRLFRERLQQALDAASGSPRATGLLVMDLDHLKQINDRFGHDAGDDLLKEFAQRLRHAVRPGDTVARLGGDEFAVLLPEIAGEWDVAAMAHAILTRMQEPLKRSGKLLDCRTSIGGAITTGFAMSPEELQKQADLALYRSKTSGRGSFRMFVATMREESQRTTSALEVAARAVASDWIVPFYQPKVTLATGALAGFEALLRWHHPRNGIQSPETIAPAFNDTELGTAIGERMRSCILKDVRAWLDAGLAFGRIAINASAAEFRRDNYAERVLEDLRWMNVPAHCLEVEVTESVFLGSGAEYVERALRTLCTEGVTIALDDFGTGYASLSHLKRYPVDAIKIDRTFVAGLETDADDAAIVRALLNLGRNLGIEVVAEGVENAFQATLLQRMSCDLVQGYHFGRPMPAGDVPALITSWTGV from the coding sequence GTCCGAGTGGATCGGCCAGCCACCCGAAGCGCTGACCGGCAACGGATGGGTGAAGCTGGTTCATCCGGACGACCTGCCCCGTCTGGTCGAAGCGAGGCGCGAAAGCCTCACGGCCGGCACCCCTTACCAGTGCGAATACCGGATCAGGATGGCGGACGGCAGCTACCGCTGGTGCCGGTCGAGCTCGGCGGCCCGGCGCGACGAGACCGGGGCCATCGCTTTCTGGTACGGCACGACGGAGGACATCCACGACCGGAAGGAAGCGGAGCTCGCCCTGCAGGGCCATGCCCATGTGCTGGAAATGGTCGCCGCCGGCCAGCCTATCGGCGAGATCCTGTCCGCCCTATGCCGGCTGGCGGAAGTCCAGCTCCCCGGCGCCCGCTGCTCGGTGCTACTGTACGATGCGGAGACCGCTCTGCTCCGGCATGGCGCCGCGCCGGGCCTTCCACCGGCTTATAACGCGGCCATCGACGGTCTGGAGGTCGGACCGAACAAGGGCTCATGCGGCACCGCCGTCTACCTGCGCACCAGCATCATCGTGTCCGACATCGCATCGGATCCCCTATGGGACGACTGGCGCGACCTCGCCCTGTCGTACGGGCTGCAGGCCTGCTGGTCGAAGCCGATCTTGTCCCGCTCCGGCGAGGTGCTCGGCACCTTCGGATTCTATTATGGCGAGCCCCGCGCCCCGACCGGCAGCGAGATGGAGCGCATGGAGGCCGTGCTGCATCTTGCGGCTCTGGCCATCGAGCGGCAGCGTACCGACGTGGCGCTGCGCGAGAGCGAAGAGCATCACCGTCATTCCGTCGAGCTCAACCCGCAGATCTCCTGGACGGCGGACCCGCAGGGCAACGTCCTCGACATCTCCTCGCGCTGGCACGACCTGACAGGCATGGACCCGCGGGAGGCGCTGGGTTCCGGGTGGAGCCGGGCGCTGCATCCCGAAGACGCCCCCACCTCCTTGAGCCGCTGGTCCCAGGCGGTCAAGGCGGGGGAAGGACTGGACATGGACTACCGCCTGCGCATGGTGGATGGAACCCATCGCTGGTTCCGCTCCCGGGCTGCTCCCCGGCGAAGCGAAAACGGGGCCATCATCCGCTGGTACGGGGCGGTCGAGGACATCCATGACCGCAAGCTCACGGAGGAAACCCTCCGCTGGGCCGCCCATCACGACGACCTCACGGGTCTCGCCAACCGCAGGCTGTTCCGCGAACGTCTGCAGCAGGCCCTCGACGCCGCATCCGGCTCCCCCCGGGCCACGGGCTTGCTGGTCATGGATCTCGACCACCTCAAGCAGATCAACGACCGGTTCGGCCACGATGCCGGCGATGATCTCCTGAAGGAATTCGCGCAGCGGCTGCGCCATGCGGTGCGACCCGGCGACACCGTCGCCCGCCTGGGCGGCGACGAATTCGCCGTGCTGCTGCCCGAGATCGCCGGCGAGTGGGACGTGGCCGCGATGGCCCACGCCATCCTGACCCGCATGCAGGAGCCCCTGAAACGCAGCGGCAAGCTTCTGGACTGCCGCACGAGCATCGGCGGAGCCATCACGACCGGTTTCGCCATGAGCCCGGAAGAGCTTCAGAAACAGGCCGATCTGGCGCTCTATCGCAGCAAGACCTCCGGGCGCGGCTCGTTCAGGATGTTCGTTGCGACCATGCGGGAGGAATCGCAGCGAACCACCTCGGCCCTGGAGGTGGCGGCACGCGCGGTGGCGTCCGACTGGATCGTGCCGTTCTATCAGCCCAAGGTGACGCTCGCCACGGGCGCGCTGGCCGGGTTCGAGGCGCTTCTGCGCTGGCATCATCCCCGGAATGGAATCCAGTCCCCCGAGACGATCGCGCCCGCCTTCAACGACACGGAGCTCGGAACGGCCATCGGCGAGCGCATGCGCTCCTGCATCCTCAAGGACGTCCGCGCCTGGCTCGATGCGGGCCTTGCCTTCGGGCGCATCGCCATCAATGCGTCGGCCGCCGAGTTCCGGCGCGACAACTATGCCGAGCGCGTTCTCGAAGACCTGAGATGGATGAACGTGCCGGCCCACTGCCTCGAAGTGGAAGTGACCGAGAGCGTATTTCTCGGCTCCGGGGCCGAATACGTGGAGCGCGCGCTGCGCACCCTGTGCACGGAGGGCGTGACGATCGCGCTCGACGATTTCGGCACCGGCTACGCCTCCCTGTCGCATCTCAAGCGCTATCCGGTCGATGCGATCAAGATCGACCGGACCTTCGTGGCCGGCCTGGAGACGGATGCGGACGATGCCGCGATCGTCAGGGCGCTCCTGAATCTCGGCCGCAATCTCGGCATCGAGGTCGTAGCCGAGGGCGTGGAAAACGCCTTCCAGGCGACTCTCCTGCAGCGCATGAGCTGCGACCTCGTGCAGGGATACCATTTCGGCCGCCCCATGCCGGCCGGGGACGTCCCGGCCTTGATCACGTCCTGGACCGGCGTTTGA